In Scomber scombrus chromosome 17, fScoSco1.1, whole genome shotgun sequence, the following proteins share a genomic window:
- the fbxo16 gene encoding F-box only protein 16, whose protein sequence is MPLAPRSSVNCAKMQTKLSAWTPLNHPLSNSKVFQERRSLLAKWFDRWSDSQRRAVLQDFVLRCSMEQLSFLSLSVSRRLPLQAADFTCLLPRALCLYLFSFLDPRSLCRCAQVSWHWKSIVELDQLWMPKCLRLGWCIHFSPTPFEQGVWKRHYIQTVLELRFSPPQVCRLNTASSQQQFVVPDVITISSRHEDPSEAVFLGEERPVTASQQCESVSGMGLKKEKQPTVPTPWRDSDRHPKDTLRFNYLDNLDPIEQTRSRATTCRTNTSKPDDGREKKALSEANYKLRKAKSLMFLSSNCRPKHPPPAPPPPPLPQSRPHWASHSHDYPVAKETAKSLLRLAQWNAGIRPGPVRAAVPRLSVEALRASQRSHRSAPSTPLFEPQPWTVSAAHSHKTRSEACRPLQEDIRTTS, encoded by the exons ATGCCACTTGCACCGAGGTCATCTGTTAACTGTGCCAAGATGCAGACCAAACTGAGCGCCTGGACACCTCTGAACCACCCGCTGTCCAACAGCAAG GTTTTCCAAGAGAGAAGGAGCCTTCTGGCAAAGTGG TTTGACAGGTGGTCAGACAGCCAGAGGAGGGCGGTGCTGCAAGACTTTGTGCTGAGGTGTTCGATGGAGCAGCTCAGTTTCCTGAGCCTCAGTGTGAGCAGACGGCTCCCTCTGCAGGCCGCAGACTTCACCTGCCTGCTGCCCAGGGCCCTCTGCCTCtacctcttctccttccttgACCCTCGCAGCCTCTGCCGCTGCGCACAG GTGAGCTGGCACTGGAAGAGCATAGTGGAGCTGGACCAGCTGTGGATGCCTAAGTGTCTGAGGCTTGGCTGGTGCATTCACTTCTCCCCCACACCGTTTGAGCAGGGTGTCTGGAAGAGGCACTACATCCAGACTGTGCTAGAGCTTCGATTCAGCCCTCCGCAGGTCTGCAGAT taaatactgCCTCATCCCAGCAGCAGTTTGTGGTCCCAGATGTGATAACAATCAGCAGTAGACATGAAGATCCATCAGAGGCAGTCTTCCTCGGGGAGGAGCGTCCAGTGACTGCCTCCCAGCAATGTGAAAGCGTCTCCGGGATGGGACTGAAAAAGGAGAAGCAACCGACTGTACCGACACCATGGAGAGACTCTGACAGGCATCCTAAAGACACACTACGCTTCAACTACCTCGACAACCTGGACCCGATTGA GCAAACAAGGAGCAGAGCCACCACCTGCCGCACTAACACATCGAAGCCAGATGACGGGAGGGAGAAGAAAGCACTGTCTGAGGCGAATTACAAACTACGCAAAGCCAAATCGCTG ATGTTCCTCAGCTCAAACTGCAGACCTAAGcatcctcctcctgcacctcctcctcctcctcttcctcagtctCGACCCCACTGGGCGTCTCACAGTCACGACTACCCCGTTGCCAAGGAGACCGCCAAGAGCCTGCTGCGGCTGGCCCAATGGAACGCCGGGATACGTCCGGGGCCGGTGAGGGCGGCGGTGCCCAGGCTGAGCGTGGAGGCACTCAGGGCGTCCCAGCGTTCACACAGGAGCGCTCCCA